In Carassius auratus strain Wakin chromosome 12, ASM336829v1, whole genome shotgun sequence, the sequence TCAAGTGTAAATCGAGCATGAAACACATCAGTGACGGAAAATAAAAATCCGACAGGACTGAAAAAGCTGAAACAAAttaatcattaagatgtttttttaactaaaatacaagtccataatctataataacacttcctccagtgaaaaagtgcatctcctgttgtctttCACATCAACCCAACCCTTGCATGTTTGTTTATGACACATTAAATCTAACAACGAATTTAACTAGTTCAACACATTAGATTGTGTTTGCTACTGAAGACACTGCATTAAACCTGTTAAAACACAAACGGCAGTCAGGCCTTCTTCAACAGGCTTGTGCTgtgaaaatgcatataaaacagcAATATGGAGCTGATAGAGTTTTAAGATTCTCTACATTGCATTCAGCTTCTTCAGCTTTGAGGCAGATGGAGCGACTCGAAACAAaccctgacacaaacacacacacaatacactcaCTTTTAATACagatatatgcatttatattcatGCAGAGGTGGAAACAGATGCAATATAGTGTAAAGATTTCAAAGAAATGTACTGTACAAAATTTGGGATCATTaggacttgtaatgtttttttaaagaagtctcttctgctcatcaaggctgcatttattcaaacaaaaatacaagaaataaCATTAATCTggcaaaatgttataaaatataaaataatggtttctatttttaatatcctttaaaatgtaatgtatttctttgatgcaaagctgaatttccatcagcatCACTCCAGTGAACATATTTTTTGGGAAACTGTGGATAAAACCGGAAGTAGGCGGAGCTTGATTGCAAACTTCTTACAGATAAGACCGTTCTTTTTTTACATAGTTATCACCGAACAAATATTCAATTTaactaaagtaatatttttattattattattattattataacatttaaatatccTCTAACATTCATAGCGTTGTATTGTTTAAAGGGGAGGTTCACACGTTGCATTCTGATTACTTTTATGCAACCGCTCagtcttttataattttttggggggaaacaAAGGGTTTTTATGGGtttgactgaaataataatgcaataattgacactttaaattaatgtttcaaacaacaacaaaaaaaaaacaattgaacaaaaaacagataaatacaaaaagtagTCATTGATAATGTATAAACATGTATCCAATTCCACATGTAATACAATTCATttatgtgagataaaaaaaatcttagcaGCCAGGAATGCCTGGGGTTGGGCTGGGGGGAGCCAATAGGGAATTCACCTAGGGCAggaatcctcaaatctggcccactttcctgcagagtttagctttacCCCTAATCAACCACACCTGaacatgctaatcaatgtcttcagggtcattagaaaatcacaggttgGTGAgattgatcagggttggagctaaattctgcagcgcattggccttccaggacaagatttgaggaatCTTGACCAAATGGCTAGAAATGCCCCTGGCTCATTCAACccaaatcaaacacacctgaacaagctaatctaTGCAATTTAGATTACTTGAAAGCTACgtgcaggtgagtttgatcagtgCTGGAAGTGAAATGTTCTCCTTGAATCTTTAAAACCCCATTTTACAGATGTTAGTATTGCAACAAcacttatttgttttagttttgtgtgcTGTTGGCTTCTCCTGATGCACTAATTCAGCAAATTTTCTAGTAGAGGTTATCGTGAGATTGCAGGCCGAGAGGATGGCCGCTCGAGTGTATTTCTCATTGACtgctgttttattgtgtttgatCGGATACTTGAGCATAACTCATGCTAATCAAAGACGAACCACAGGTGAgaagatcagttttttttttttttacactgcctGAAGAAATGCAGAAATTAGCGACTCTGtcttttgaaattaatttaacagTTTATGAATGGGTATTAGATTATAAAGCACTTGATTTGAATCATACAAATCTGTAAAATTTGGGTTTGTGACTCCTTGTGAAATCCTTGAATCACAAATGCTGAAACTGTAGTCCCCCAACTCCCCATGATCATCTTATTCTCTAGTGGATGGTTACTGTCCGGCGACGCTGACGGTCGTGCCATCCCATCGAGGATGTACCTCTGATGAAGACTGCCCTGGAGGACACAAATGCTGTCGATTTGACTGTGGTCCTGTTTGTGTGCTGCCTGTTTTCAGTTAGTTTCCGTTAATAATGGAATCTAAAGctccataaaaacaaaacacaaactaaagctGACTATCTGTTTACACAGTGAAGCCAGGGAAATGCCCCATACCGGAGATGATTCCACTGTGTGCTGAAGGTTGTTtccatgatggccagtgtcctgccacaCAGAAATGTTGCCCCGCCACTGGtggctttgcatgcagtgaaccacgtggtcagggaagcggtcaggcaAGTTGTCAAGTAAGGGGCCAGGCAAGTGGCATTGGCCAGGGCAGTGTCAAGGGAGGTGGCATTGGCCAGGGCAGCAGTATTGGTCATGGTATTGGTGGCGTTGACCAAGGCAGCATCAAGGGAGGCAGCATTGGCCAGGGAAGTAATATTGGTCGTGGcattggccagggaagtggaATTGGCCAGGGCAGCATCAAGGGAGGCAGCATTGGCCAGGGAAGTAATATTGGTCGTGGCATTGGCCAGGGCAGCATCAAGGGAGGCAGCATTGGCCAGGGAAGTAATATTGGTCGTGGCATTGGCCAGGGCAGCAGTATTGGTCACGGTATTGGCGGcattggccagggaagtggaATTGTCCAGGGCAACAGTATTGGTCGTGGCATTGGAAGTGGAACTGGCCAGGGCAGCAGTATTGGTCACGGCATTGGCCAGGGAAGTAGTATTGGTCGTGGcattggccagggaagcggaattGGCCAGGGAAGTGGAATTGGCCAGGGCAACAGTATTGGTCACGGCATTGGCCAGGGAAGTAGTATTGGTCGTGGcattggccagggaagtggaACTGGCCAGGGCAGCAGTATTGGTTACGGCATTGGACAGGGAAGTAATATTGGTCGTGGcattggccagggaagtggaATTGGCCAGGGCAGCATCAAGGGAGGCAGCATTGGCCAGGGAAGTAATATTGGTCGTGGCATTGGCCAGGGCAGCAGTATTGGTCACGGTTTTGGCGGcattggccagggaagtggaACTGGCCAGGGCAGCAGTATTGGTCACGGCATTGGCCAGGGAAGTAGTATTGGTCGTGGcattggccagggaagcggaattGGCCAGGGTAGTAGTATTGGTCACGGTATTGGCGGcattggccagggaagtggaATTGGCCAGGGCAACAGTATTGGTCACGGCATTGGCCAGGGCAACAGTATTGGTCACGGCATTGGCCAGGGCAACAGTATTGGTCACGGCATTGGCCAGGGCAACAGTATTGGTCACGGCATTGGCCAGGGAAGTAGTATTGGTCGTGGcattggccagggaagcggaattGGCCAGGGCAGCATTATTGGTCACGGCATTGGCCAGGGAAGTAGTATTGGTCGTGGcattggccagggaagcggaattGGCCAGGGCAGCATTATTGGTTACGGTATTGGCGGTGTTCGTCAGGGGAGCATCAAGGGAGGCAGCATTGGACAGGGAAGTGGAATTGGCCAGGGTAGTAGTATTGGTCACGGTATTGGCGGcattggccagggaagtggaATTGGCCAGGGTAGTAGTATTGGCCACGGTATTGGTGGCGTCGGCCAGGGCAGGGGAATTGGCCAGGGCCCCGGTATTGGTTATGGTGTGGGCCAGGGCAGTGGAGTTGGCCAAGGTGTGAGCCAGGGCAGCGTTGTTGGCCAGGGCAGCAGTCAGGGCACCAGTATTGGCCAAGGTGTGAGCCAGGGCAGCGTTGTTGGCCAGGGCAGCAGTCAGGGCACCAGTATTGGCCAAGGTGTGAGCCAGGGCAGCGTTGTTGGCCAGGGCAGGATTCAGGGCACCAGTATTGGCCAAGATGTGAGCCAGGGCAGCGTTGTTGGCCAGGGCACCAGTATTGGCCAAGGTGTGAGCCAGGGCAGCGTTGTTGGCCAGGGCAGCAGTCAGGGCACCAGTATTGGCCAAGGTGTGAGCCAGGGCAGCGGACTGGGCCAGGGCAGTGGAATTGGCCAAGGTGTTAGCCAGGGCAGCGTTGTTGGCCAGGGCACCAGTATTGGCAAAGGTGTGAGCCAGGGCAGCGTTGTTGGCCAGGGCAGGATTCAGGGCACCAGtattggccaaggtgtgggccagggcagcggagttggccaaggtgtgggccagggcagcggagttggccaaggtgtgggccagggcagcggagttggccaaggtgtgggccagggcagcggagttggccaaggtgtgggccagggcagcggagttggccaaggtgtgggccagggcagcggagttggccaaggtgtgggccagggcagcggagttggccaaggtgtgggccagggcagcggagttggccaaggtgtgggccagggcaGCGGAGTTGGCCAGGGCAGCAGTCAGGGCATCAGtattggccaaggtgtgggccagggcagcggagttggccaaggtgtgggccagggcagcggagttggccaaggtgtgggccagggcagcggagttggccaaggtgtgggccagggcagcggagttggccaaggtgtgggccagggcagcggagttggccaaggtgtgggccagggcagcggagttggccaaggtgtgggccagggcagcggagttggccaaggtgtgggccagggcagcggagttggccaaggtgtgggccagggcagcggagttggccaaggtgtgggccagggcagcggagttggccaaggtgtgggccagggcaGCGGAGTTGGCCAGGGCAGCAGTCAGGGCATCAGtattggccaaggtgtgggccagggcagcggagttggccaaggtgtgggccagggcagcggagttggccaaggtgtgggccagggcagcggagttggccaaggtgtgggccagggcagcggagttggccaaggtgtgggccagggcggcggacggggccagggaagcggaattGGCCAAGGTTTGGGTCAGGGAAGCAGCCAGGGCCCCGGTATTGGTCATGGTGTGGGCCAGGGCAGTGgagttggccaaggtgtgggccagggcagcgttgttggccaaggtgtgggccagggcaGCGTTGTTGGCCAGGGCAGCAGTCAGGGCACCAGTATTGGCCAAGGTGTGAGCCAGGGCAGCGTTGTTGGCCAGGGCAGCAGTCAGGGCACCAGTATTGGCCAAGGTGTGAGCCAGGGCAGCGGACGGGGCCAGGGCAGTGGAATTAGCCAAGGTGTTAGCCAGGGCAGCGTTGTTGGCCAGGGCAGCAGTCAGGGCACGGTCattggccaaggtgtgggccagggTAGCGGACGGGGCCAGGGCAGTGGAATTGGCCAAGGTGTTAGCCAGGGCAGTGTTGTTGGCCAGGGCAGCAGTCAGGGCACCAGTATTGGCAAAGGTGTTAGCCAGGGCAGCGTTGTTGGCCAGGGCAGCAGTCAGGGCACCAGTATTGGCCAAGGTGTGAGCCAGGGCAGCGTTGTGGGCCAGGGCAGCGTTGTGGGCCAGGGCAGCGTTGTGGGCCAGGGCAGCGGAGTTGGCCAAGGCGTGGGCCAGGGCAGCGGAGTTGGCCAAGGCGTGGGCCAGGGCAGCGGAGTTGGCCAAGGCGTGGGCCAGGGCAGCGGAGTTGGCCAAGGCGTGGGCCAGGGCAGCGGAGTTGGCCAAGGCGTGGGTAATATTGGTCGTGGCATTGGCCAGGGCAGCAGTATTGGTCACGGTATTGGCGGcattggccagggaagtggaACTGGCCAGGGCAGCAGTATTGGTCACGGCATTGGCCAGGGAAGTAGTATTGGTCGTGGcattggccagggaagcggaattGGCCAGGGTAGTAGTATTGGTCATGGTATTGGCGGcattggccagggaagtggaATTGGCCAGGGCAACAGTATTGGTCACGGCATTGGCCAGGGCAACAGTATTGGTCACGGCATTGGCCAGGGCAACAGTATTGGTCACGGcattggccagggaagcggaattGGCCAGGGCAGCATTATTGGTTACGGTATTGGCGGTGTTCGCCAGGGGAGCATCAAGGGAGGCAGcattggccagggaagtggaATTGGCCAGGGCAACAGTATTGGTCACGGCATTGGCCAGGGAAGTAGTATTGGTCGTGGcattggccagggaagcggaattGGCCAGGGCAGCATTATTGGTTACGGTATTGGCGGTGTTCGTCAGGGGAGCATCAAGGGAGGCAGCATTGGACAGGGAAGTGGAATTGGCCAGGGCAGCAGTATTGGTCGCCGcattggccagggaagtggaATTGGCCAGGGTAGTAGTATTGGTCACGGTATTGGCGGcattggccagggaagtggaATTGGCCAGGGTAGTAGTATTGGCCACGGTATTGGTGGCGTCGGCCAGGGCAGGGGAATTGGCCAGGGCCCCGGTATTGGTTATGGTGTGGGCCAGGGCAGTGgagttggccaaggtgtgggccagggcaGCGTTGTTGGCCAGGGCAGCAGTCAGGGCACCAGTATTGGCCAAGGTGTGAGCCAGGGCAGCGTTGTTGGCCAGGGCAGCAGTCAGGGCACCAGTATTGGCCAAGGTGTGAGCCAGGGCAGTGTTGTTGGCCAGGGCAGGATTCCGGGCACCAGTATTGGCCAAGATGTGAGCCAGGGCAGCGTTGTTGGCCAGGGCACCAGTATTGGCCAAGGTGTGAGCCAGGGCAGCGTTGTTGGCCAGGGCAGCAGTCAGGGCATCAGTATTGGCCAAGGTGTGAGCCAGGGCAGCGTTGTTGGCCAGGGCACCAGTATTGGCCAAGGTGTGAGCCAGGGCAGCGTTGTTGGCCAGGGCAGCAGTCAGGGCACCAGTATTGGCCAAGGTGTGAGCCAGGGCAGCGGACTGGGCCAGGGCAGTGGAATTGGCCAAGGTGTTAGCCAGGGCAGCGTTGTTGGCCAGGGCAGCAGTCAGGGCACCAGTATTGGCCAAGATGTGAGCCAGGGCAGCGTTGTTGGCCAGGGCACCAGTATTGGCAAAGGTGTGAGCCAGGGCAGCGTTGTTGGCCAGGGCAGGATTCAGGGCACCAGtattggccaaggtgtgggccagggcagcggagttggccaaggtgtgggccagggcaCCAGTATTGGCCAAGGTGTGAGCCAGGGCAGCGTTGTTGGCCAGGGCAGCAGTCAGGGCACCAGTATTGGCCAAGGTGTGAGCCAGGGCAGCGGACTGGGCCAGGGCAGTGGAATTGGCCAAGGTGTTAGCCAGGGCAGCGTTGTTGGCCAGGGCAGCAGTCAGGGCACCAGTATTGGCCAAGATGTGAGCCAGGGCAGCGTTGTTGGCCAGGGCACCAGTATTGGCAAAGGTGTGAGCCAGGGCAGCGTTGTTGGCCAGGGCAGGATTCAGGGCACCAGTATTGGCCAAGGTGTGAGCCAGGGCAGCGTTGTTGGCCAGGGCAGCAGTCAGGGCACCAGTATTGGCCAAGATGTGAGCCAGGGCAGCGTTGTTGGCCAGGGCACCAGTATTGGCAAAGGTGTGAGCCAGGGCAGCGTTGTTGGCCAGGGCAGGATTCAGGGCACCAGtattggccaaggtgtgggccagggcagcggagttggccaaggtgtgggccagggcagcggagttggccaaggtgtgggccagggcaGCGGAGTTGGCCAGGGCAGCAGTCAGGGCATCAGtattggccaaggtgtgggccagggcagcggagttggccaaggtgtgggccagggcagcggagttggccaaggtgtgggccagggcagcggagttggccaaggtgtgggccagggcaCCAGTATTGGCCAAGGTGTGAGCCAGGGCAGCGTTGTTGGCCAGGGCAGCAGTCAGGGCACCAGTATTGGCCAAGATGTGAGCCAGGGCAGCGTTGTTGGCCATGGCACCAGTATTGGCAAAGGTGTGAGCCAGGGCAGCGTTGTTGGCCAGGGCAGGATTCAGGGCACCAGtattggccaaggtgtgggccagggcagcggagttggccaaggtgtgggccagggcagcggagttggccaaggtgtgggccagggcagcggagttggccaaggtgtgggccagggcagcggagttggccaaggtgtgggccagggcaGCGGAGTTGGCCAGGGCAGCAGTCAGGGCATCAGtattggccaaggtgtgggccagggcggcggagttggccaaggtgtgggccagggcggcggagttggccaaggtgtgggccagggcggcggagttggccaaggtgtgggccagggcggcggagttggccaaggtgtgggccagggcggcggagttggccaaggtgtgggccagggcggcggagttggccaaggtgtgggccagggcggcggagttggccaaggtgtgggccagggcggcggagttggccaaggtgtgggccagggcggcggagttggccaaggtgtgggccagggcggcggagttggccaaggtgtgggccagggcggcggagttggccaaggtgtgggccagggcggcggagttggccaaggtgtgggccagggcggcggagttggccaaggtgtgggccagggcggcggagttggccaaggtgtgggccagggcggcggagttggccaaggtgtgggccagggcggcggagttggccaaggtgtgggccagggcggcggagttggccaaggtgtgggccagggcggcggagttggccaaggtgtgggccagggcggcggagttggccaaggtgtgggccagggcggcggacggggccagggaagcggaattggccaaggtgtgggccagggcggcggaattggccaaggtgtgggccagggcggcggacggggccagggaagcggaattggccaaggtgtgggccagggcggcggagttggccaaggtgtgggccagggcggcggagttggccaaggtgtgggccagggcggcggagttggccaaggtgtgggccagggcggcggagttggccaaggtgtgggccagggcggcggagttggccaaggtgtgggccagggcggcggagttggccaaggtgtgggccagggcggcggagttggccaaggtgtgggccagggcggcggacggggccagggaagcggaattggccaaggtgtgggccagggcggcggaattggccaaggtgtgggccagggcggcggacggggccagggaagcggaattGGCCAAGGTGTGGGTCAGGGCGGCGGAGTTGGCCAGGGCACCGGAATTGGCCAAGGTGTGGGTCAGGGCGGCGGAGTTGGCCAGGGCAGCAGTCAGGGCATCAGtattggccaaggtgtgggccagggcagcggagttggccaaggtgtgggccagggcggcggaattggccaaggtgtgggccagggcggcggacggggccagggaagcggaattGGCCAAGGTGTGGGTCAGGGCGGCGGacggggccagggaagcggaattGGCCAAGGTGTGGGTCAGGGCGGCGGacggggccagggaagcggaattGGCCAAGGTGTGGGTCAGGGAAGCAGCCAGGGCCCCGGTATTGGTCATGGTGTGGGCCAGGGCAGTGgagttggccaaggtgtgggccagggcaGCGTTGTTGGCCAGGGCAGCAGTCAGGGCACCAGTATTGGCCAAGGTGTGAGCCAGGGCAGCGTTGTTGGCCAGGGCAGCAGTCAGGGCACCAGTATTGGCCAAGGTGTGAGCCAGGGCAGCGGACGGGGCCAGGGCAGTGGAATTAGCCAAGGTGTTAGCCAGGGCAGCGTTGTTGGCCAGGGCAGCAGTCAGGGCACCAGTATTGGCAAAGGTGTTAGCCAGGGCAGCGTTGTTGGCCAGGGCAGCAGTCAGGGCACCAGTATTGGCCAAGGTGTTAGCCAGGGCAGCGTTGTTGGCCAGGGCAGCAGTCAGGGCACCAGtattggccaaggtgtgggccagggcaGCGTTGTGGGCCAGGGCAGCGTTGTGGGCCAGGGCAGCGGAGTTGGCCAAGGCGTGGGCCAGGGCAGCGGAGTTGGCCAAGGCGTGGGCCAGGGCAGCGGAGTTGGCCAAGGCGTGGGCCAGGGCAGCGGAGTTGGCCAAGGCGTGGGCCAGGGCAGCGGAGTTGGCCAAGGCGTGGGCCAGGGCAGCGGAGTTGGCCAAGGCAGCGgagttggccaaggtgtgggTCAGGGCAGCGGACGGGGCCAGGGTGTGGGTCAGGGCAGCGGACGGGGCCAGGGTGTGGGTCAGGGCAGCGGACGaggccagggaagcggaattGGCCAAGGTGTGGGTCAGGGAAGCAGCCAGGGCAGCGGTATTGGCCAAGGTGTGAGTCAGGGCAGCGTTGTTGGTCAGGGCAGCGTTGTGGGCCAGGGAAGCAGCCAGGGTACTGGTATCGGCCAGGGTAGTGGACTAGGTCAGGGCAGTGGAATTGGCCAAGGTGTGGACCAGGGCAGTGGAATTGGCCAGGGAAGCAACCAGGGCTCCGGTATTGGTCATGGTATGGGCCAGGGAAGTGGACAGggccaaggtgtgggccagggcaGTGGACGGGCCCAGGGCAGTGGTGTTGCTCAAGGTGTGGGCCAGGATAGCGTTGTGGGCCAGGATAGCGTAGTGGATCAAGGTGTGGGTCAAGATAGCGTAGTGGGCCAGGATAGCGTAGTGGATCAAGGTGTGGGCCAGGATAGCCTAGTGGGCCAAGGTAGCAGCCAGGGCACCGGAATTGGTCATTGTGTTGGCCAGGGAAACAGCCAGGGCAGCAGTATAGGCCAGGAAAGTTAATGGGGAAGTGGTATTGGCCAGGGAAGCATTCGAGGGAATTGTCAGGGATGTGGTCAAGGAAATGGTCATGGGAATTTTGCATGACACTTACTGGAGATCTTTTCCAATTCAGTGCTCTAAACCATTTAAGCAAACCAAGGAAAAGATGCCAAGTGAATGGTTTCTGTCTCTTCCCCCAACTACCACCAcctcaaataaaaaacaattgctTTATTTTGAGTTGGCATTTTTGTTTTCTGACcgttttatcacttttttttttttttttttttattaataaattacctttttattctTGGCAAAGTGGAGTTGCCTGCAGCCTTTACTCCAGCCAGAATACATCATTAATATGCCAATTTGGTGCTTTAGAAACACTTCATGAATTTTGAAAACTGCAAGTAATAAAATATGCAAGGGCTTATAGAAGTGTGCTTCTGTGGCAATGTTCGTTGAACATGGATGCATGCTTAGACCAAGTAACAACTTGAAGCTTTTGTTAATATACCTTAAACGTTGTAACCATACCTTTAAACACAAGTGCTGCTTTGCACTTCAGTTGCAATTCTGCAACAAACTTGCTCTTGCAAACTACACTGCATTTCATAAGACCAGGGCTTGACATTAATACCCGCTAAATGCAAGTGGATCTTGCTCGTGTGAGCTGGAGGCTtggtataagtttagcacagatattttCACTCGCAAACACCTaggtgtggttttttttttttttttttttgttttggtattttatttatatctatcAATCAGTTTGGagggtaaactaaaatatttactagcCATTGGCtgttcaattgccaaggtgtccgtagagggttgcaGCCTAACCAGTAGTCATTATTAGGGCCTAAgcacaaaaaaatgacaaactgTAATGTGTTCTTTATGATGAGCAGAACGTTCCCCTCAAATTTGAATGAAGATAAAAGCAACTTTTTCCGAGCCATGGCGTTTTTCGTGAGGTTGAGACTGCCCTACTTTCCATTGCAACtttctcagtttggttcaataAAGTAATTCTGATATTTTGCactgaaaatgtattgaatttACTAAGATGttatggtaagtggttgcaatcaatttattttagctatatttaaattagggcttgcatagactagttgAGTGATCGACGACTACAGCCACTAGTCAGAGCTGttggaaacaatcgactactcgagcatgcattaaatggatagttcactcaaaatcaaaattatgtcattaataactcaccctcatgttgttcaaaacctgtgagacctctgtttatcttcaggacacagtttaagatatttaagatttagtccgagagctctcagtccctccatttgaaactgtgtgtacggtctactgtccatgtccagaaaggtaagaaaaacatcatcagagtagtccatgtgacatcagaggggcagt encodes:
- the LOC113111428 gene encoding fibroin heavy chain-like isoform X20 yields the protein MAARVYFSLTAVLLCLIGYLSITHANQRRTTVDGYCPATLTVVPSHRGCTSDEDCPGGHKCCRFDCGPVCVLPVFMKPGKCPIPEMIPLCAEGCFHDGQCPATQKCCPATGGFACSEPRGQGSGQASCQVRGQASGIGQGSVKGGGIGQGSSIGHGIGGVDQGSIKGGSIGQGSNIGRGIGQGSGIGQGSIKGGSIGQGSNIGRGIGQGSIKGGSIGQGSNIGRGIGQGSSIGHGIGGIGQGSGIVQGNSIGRGIGSGTGQGSSIGHGIGQGSSIGRGIGQGSGIGQGSGIGQGNSIGHGIGQGSSIGRGIGQGSGTGQGSSIGYGIGQGSNIGRGIGQGSGIGQGSIKGGSIGQGSNIGRGIGQGSSIGHGFGGIGQGSGTGQGSSIGHGIGQGSSIGRGIGQGSGIGQGSSIGHGIGGIGQGSGIGQGNSIGHGIGQGNSIGHGIGQGNSIGHGIGQGNSIGHGIGQGSSIGRGIGQGSGIGQGSIIGHGIGQGSSIGRGIGQGSGIGQGSIIGYGIGGVRQGSIKGGSIGQGSGIGQGSSIGHGIGGIGQGSGIGQGSSIGHGIGGVGQGRGIGQGPGIGYGVGQGSGVGQGVSQGSVVGQGSSQGTSIGQGVSQGSVVGQGSSQGTSIGQGVSQGSVVGQGRIQGTSIGQDVSQGSVVGQGTSIGQGVSQGSVVGQGSSQGTSIGQGVSQGSGLGQGSGIGQGVSQGSVVGQGTSIGKGVSQGSVVGQGRIQGTSIGQGVSQGSVVGQGSSQGTSIGQGVSQGSGRGQGSGISQGVSQGSVVGQGSSQGTVIGQGVGQGSGRGQGSGIGQGVSQGSVVGQGSSQGTSIGKGVSQGSVVGQGSSQGTSIGQGVGQGSVVGQGSSQGTSIGQGVSQGSVVGQGSSQGTSIGQGVSQGSVVGQGSSQGISIGQGVSQGSVVGQGTSIGQGVSQGSVVGQGSSQGTSIGQGVSQGSVVGQGRIQGTSIGQGVGQGSGVGQGVGQGTSIGQGVSQGSVVGQGSSQGTSIGQGVSQGSGLGQGSGIGQGVSQGSVVGQGSSQGTSIGQDVSQGSVVGQGTSIGKGVSQGSVVGQGRIQGTSIGQGVSQGSVVGQGSSQGTSIGQDVSQGSVVGQGTSIGKGVSQGSVVGQGRIQGTSIGQGVGQGSGVGQGVGQGSGVGQGVGQGSGVGQGSSQGISIGQGVGQGSGVGQGVGQGSGVGQGVGQGSGVGQGVGQGTSIGQGVSQGSVVGQGSSQGTSIGQDVSQGSVVGHGTSIGKGVSQGSVVGQGRIQGTSIGQGVGQGSGVGQGVGQGSGVGQGVGQGSGVGQGVGQGSGVGQGVGQGSGVGQGSSQGISIGQGVGQGGGVGQGVGQGGGVGQGVGQGGGRGQGSGIGQGVGQGGGRGQGSGIGQGVGQGSSQGPGIGHGVGQGSGVGQGVGQGSVVGQGSSQGTSIGQGVSQGSVVGQGSSQGTSIGQGVSQGSGRGQGSGISQGVSQGSVVGQGSSQGTSIGKGVSQGSVVGQGSSQGTSIGQGVSQGSVVGQGSSQGTSIGQGVGQGSVVGQGSVVGQGSGVGQGVGQGSGVGQGVGQGSGVGQGVGQGSGVGQGVGQGSGVGQGVGQGSGVGQGSGVGQGVGQGSGRGQGVGQGSGRGQGVGQGSGRGQGSGIGQGVGQGSSQGSGIGQGVSQGSVVGQGSVVGQGSSQGTGIGQGSGLGQGSGIGQGVDQGSGIGQGSNQGSGIGHGMGQGSGQGQGVGQGSGRAQGSGVAQGVGQDSVVGQDSVVDQGVGQDSVVGQDSVVDQGVGQDSLVGQGSSQGTGIGHCVGQGNSQGSSIGQES